From a single Miscanthus floridulus cultivar M001 chromosome 8, ASM1932011v1, whole genome shotgun sequence genomic region:
- the LOC136477815 gene encoding replication protein A 70 kDa DNA-binding subunit B-like isoform X4, with translation MDAAKSVTPGAVSHILAHPSTGSDGAVPDLVVQVLDLKSIGTDSRFSFMATDGKDKIKAMLPTNFASEVHSGNLKNLGLIRILDYTCNLVKGNNDKVLIVVKCELV, from the exons ATGGACGCTGCCAAGTCGGTAACGCCGGGCGCCGTGTCCCACATCCTGGCGCACCCGTCGACGGGCTCCGATGGCGCCGTGCCGGATCTCGTCGTCCAGGTCCTCGACCTCAAGTCCATCGGCACGGACAGCCGGTTCAG TTTCATGGCAACCGACGGGAAGGATAAGATCAAGGCGATGCTCCCCACCAACTTCGCGTCGGAGGTCCACTCCGGCAATCTGAAGAACCTCGGCCTGATCCGCATCCTCGACTACACTTGCAACCTCGTCAAAGGCAACAATGACAA AGTCTTGATTGTCGTCAAATGCGAGCTTGTGTAG
- the LOC136477815 gene encoding lysine-specific demethylase JMJ706-like isoform X3, protein MTKEEIRKCSCNCDRVIFVRKDIFELEELSKKFEEIGILDEVGKPMSQSDGSSTHPYLSSGIDHNAKYFPYCKILIDTSPELHTLSEVDVLGYDLNKPYPTLSTITSAHGPQEYSTQSDECTSSNRRTFSSSCPENGMINVYPLCTDQALAAQDTDDSDCEVFRVKRRSGIIPEKRCSEDVTVNLTENQALRRLKKASSDDRQEKNTTEVSCGTRSVNLGAESHCLDSISGNTDNFINRSKLKMRIDQLDAKIVQDEVAFSQKSIGCSYLSPSVDQGPKRLKIRGPSFPSTVSEVEISYRFQEDSDLASQHTQ, encoded by the exons ATGACAA AGGAAGAAATTAGGAAGTGCTCTTGCAACTGTGATCGTGTTATTTTTGTGAGGAAAGACATCTTTGAACTGGAGGAACTGTCAAAGAAGTTTGAGGAAATTGGGATATTGGATGAAGTAGGAAAACCAATGTCTCAAAGTGATGGCTCTAGCACGCATCCTTATTTGTCCAGTGGCATTGACCACAATGCTAAATACTTCCCATATTGCAAGATCCTAATTGATACATCCCCTGAACTTCATACCTTGTCAGAGGTAGATGTTCTTGGATATGATCTGAATAAGCCATATCCTACATTATCAACAATAACTTCTGCACATGGACCCCAGGAGTATTCTACACAAAGTGAT GAGTGTACTAGTTCTAACCGAAGAACATTCTCTAGCTCATGTCCAGAGAATGGAATGATTAATGTTTATCCTTTATGCACTGATCAAGCATTGGCTGCTCAGGATACTGATGATTCTGACTGTGAGGTATTTAGAGTTAAGAGACGATCTGGCATAATTCCAGAGAAAAGATGTTCAGAAGATGTAACAGTAAATTTAACTGAGAATCAG GCTTTAAGACGGTTAAAGAAAGCCAGCTCAGATGACAGACAAGAGAAGAACACAACAGAAGTATCCTGTGGTACAAGAAGTGTCAATCTGGGTGCTGAATCGCATTGTCTTGACTCCATTTCTGGAAATACAGATAACTTCATCAATCGAAGCAAACTAAAAATGAGGATAGATCAGCTAGATGCAAAAATTGTGCAAGACGAAGTTGCTTTCAGCCAGAAATCTATCGGTTGCAGTTACCTATCTCCATCTGTAGATCAGGGGCCAAAACGCTTGAAAATTCGTGGCCCATCCTTCCCAAGCACTGTTTCTGAAGTGGAAATATCTTATAGGTTCCAGGAGGACAGTGACTTGGCTAGTCAGCACACTCAATGA
- the LOC136477815 gene encoding lysine-specific demethylase JMJ706-like isoform X2 yields the protein MCNCRADAICLYHEEEIRKCSCNCDRVIFVRKDIFELEELSKKFEEIGILDEVGKPMSQSDGSSTHPYLSSGIDHNAKYFPYCKILIDTSPELHTLSEVDVLGYDLNKPYPTLSTITSAHGPQEYSTQSDECTSSNRRTFSSSCPENGMINVYPLCTDQALAAQDTDDSDCEVFRVKRRSGIIPEKRCSEDVTVNLTENQALRRLKKASSDDRQEKNTTEVSCGTRSVNLGAESHCLDSISGNTDNFINRSKLKMRIDQLDAKIVQDEVAFSQKSIGCSYLSPSVDQGPKRLKIRGPSFPSTVSEVEISYRFQEDSDLASQHTQ from the exons ATGTGTAACTGCAGAGCCGATGCAATTTGCCTTTATCATG AGGAAGAAATTAGGAAGTGCTCTTGCAACTGTGATCGTGTTATTTTTGTGAGGAAAGACATCTTTGAACTGGAGGAACTGTCAAAGAAGTTTGAGGAAATTGGGATATTGGATGAAGTAGGAAAACCAATGTCTCAAAGTGATGGCTCTAGCACGCATCCTTATTTGTCCAGTGGCATTGACCACAATGCTAAATACTTCCCATATTGCAAGATCCTAATTGATACATCCCCTGAACTTCATACCTTGTCAGAGGTAGATGTTCTTGGATATGATCTGAATAAGCCATATCCTACATTATCAACAATAACTTCTGCACATGGACCCCAGGAGTATTCTACACAAAGTGAT GAGTGTACTAGTTCTAACCGAAGAACATTCTCTAGCTCATGTCCAGAGAATGGAATGATTAATGTTTATCCTTTATGCACTGATCAAGCATTGGCTGCTCAGGATACTGATGATTCTGACTGTGAGGTATTTAGAGTTAAGAGACGATCTGGCATAATTCCAGAGAAAAGATGTTCAGAAGATGTAACAGTAAATTTAACTGAGAATCAG GCTTTAAGACGGTTAAAGAAAGCCAGCTCAGATGACAGACAAGAGAAGAACACAACAGAAGTATCCTGTGGTACAAGAAGTGTCAATCTGGGTGCTGAATCGCATTGTCTTGACTCCATTTCTGGAAATACAGATAACTTCATCAATCGAAGCAAACTAAAAATGAGGATAGATCAGCTAGATGCAAAAATTGTGCAAGACGAAGTTGCTTTCAGCCAGAAATCTATCGGTTGCAGTTACCTATCTCCATCTGTAGATCAGGGGCCAAAACGCTTGAAAATTCGTGGCCCATCCTTCCCAAGCACTGTTTCTGAAGTGGAAATATCTTATAGGTTCCAGGAGGACAGTGACTTGGCTAGTCAGCACACTCAATGA
- the LOC136477815 gene encoding lysine-specific demethylase JMJ706-like isoform X1: MQFAFIMVRSFCTYYRLQMFASFVIILFTYLPCFEEEEIRKCSCNCDRVIFVRKDIFELEELSKKFEEIGILDEVGKPMSQSDGSSTHPYLSSGIDHNAKYFPYCKILIDTSPELHTLSEVDVLGYDLNKPYPTLSTITSAHGPQEYSTQSDECTSSNRRTFSSSCPENGMINVYPLCTDQALAAQDTDDSDCEVFRVKRRSGIIPEKRCSEDVTVNLTENQALRRLKKASSDDRQEKNTTEVSCGTRSVNLGAESHCLDSISGNTDNFINRSKLKMRIDQLDAKIVQDEVAFSQKSIGCSYLSPSVDQGPKRLKIRGPSFPSTVSEVEISYRFQEDSDLASQHTQ, encoded by the exons ATGCAATTTGCCTTTATCATGGTAAGGTCGTTTTGCACTTATTACAGATTACAGATGTTTGCTTCATTTGtgattatcttatttacttatttACCTTGTTTTGAAGAGGAAGAAATTAGGAAGTGCTCTTGCAACTGTGATCGTGTTATTTTTGTGAGGAAAGACATCTTTGAACTGGAGGAACTGTCAAAGAAGTTTGAGGAAATTGGGATATTGGATGAAGTAGGAAAACCAATGTCTCAAAGTGATGGCTCTAGCACGCATCCTTATTTGTCCAGTGGCATTGACCACAATGCTAAATACTTCCCATATTGCAAGATCCTAATTGATACATCCCCTGAACTTCATACCTTGTCAGAGGTAGATGTTCTTGGATATGATCTGAATAAGCCATATCCTACATTATCAACAATAACTTCTGCACATGGACCCCAGGAGTATTCTACACAAAGTGAT GAGTGTACTAGTTCTAACCGAAGAACATTCTCTAGCTCATGTCCAGAGAATGGAATGATTAATGTTTATCCTTTATGCACTGATCAAGCATTGGCTGCTCAGGATACTGATGATTCTGACTGTGAGGTATTTAGAGTTAAGAGACGATCTGGCATAATTCCAGAGAAAAGATGTTCAGAAGATGTAACAGTAAATTTAACTGAGAATCAG GCTTTAAGACGGTTAAAGAAAGCCAGCTCAGATGACAGACAAGAGAAGAACACAACAGAAGTATCCTGTGGTACAAGAAGTGTCAATCTGGGTGCTGAATCGCATTGTCTTGACTCCATTTCTGGAAATACAGATAACTTCATCAATCGAAGCAAACTAAAAATGAGGATAGATCAGCTAGATGCAAAAATTGTGCAAGACGAAGTTGCTTTCAGCCAGAAATCTATCGGTTGCAGTTACCTATCTCCATCTGTAGATCAGGGGCCAAAACGCTTGAAAATTCGTGGCCCATCCTTCCCAAGCACTGTTTCTGAAGTGGAAATATCTTATAGGTTCCAGGAGGACAGTGACTTGGCTAGTCAGCACACTCAATGA